One stretch of Anabas testudineus chromosome 24, fAnaTes1.2, whole genome shotgun sequence DNA includes these proteins:
- the znf106b gene encoding zinc finger protein 106 isoform X1, whose protein sequence is MSEMAKGETPQERVDKKPVKISNNTKSTKKTKRIYCILCRRFYMKYEAQEHMHGMLHHRELETVLGKDSVHKCQACKAPSMGLNEYAQHISTAQHKAKMKSLMSKHVKPLSLFKSLSKETINQILERNKTLKKEEKKAMKKKKKKLKQIAGQKRAETLQRTSRKNPVASRPVNMNAPMQTQDINRKCSNSVVVQNKENKEFSLQKTLHQRGTRFQNQSGEFHHLSGTPGGRSWHQPYVRDQFTQSTYNQHVSIKVEKSQTDRVIKRPYKTERDPTNAPAQRSAISQKDYYNMQYDSRSDKDFTSDHLPQDGAIIFDHDQNESTGSSQPAEETSQVSANPDSANKSINAAPIRDVDVSAMLRQIRRALGVREPCRADREARRQNSMAGVQVPGTGKEPPAGASYVHSPPVSSPATEAHPALTASNTAPANIKQTMFRMTEETPHRCQESSVLTDGPSTSKETRGVLDTPSSLSQSLGRAMSSEPNLNISRKVRIAHEPGRAQGGKETRLGPTPNKLLSLSGDKNRLSWCETHEGMKRKKQDSGKGMPRFGIELSNPLTDREISTQPQPRDSDLPLSEGFHWESFPDAPSGQCPTPPFPPQHPANPGPHTETHLGSQQQEPLEQPGTAQMDRNFVKVTAASVKLEPNLEIDNGGNSGTNKRKHNTLTDAGISDNEPVGKKKKTKSNKDLGQMDQLLAVSLREDELSHSLQDLDKSLVQARNALQAAYAEVQRLLLLRQQFIAEVNSLRTKRIEILQGMQEGYSGTSNVAEKVTTLSRLSPLPSSVANPRPPATALASPCINQPHPASLAVSIKQDFCHSPTAGQTSQFANAVLSNTDAPQVPLNQPVPFFPSNLLPSLLLRPSHLPALTTSAASTSVNTPPSSDSPARQQEQETRERLKDSGKKVRSAIGEAQTDEIDSNEETDGHGNHGKEQAAEKFVPRRDKNASAAAPHSDDGNESDDSVEMMEPSNPVVIDIDESDNEYLHDTVSSVPVHSEPPQTCVSVEFSSASTQTSLQSANDRKVQLSAVPVKDTSNIAESVDDEEPSLGTFANHTGPVHGLQVHDGLLYTCSGDNTARAYSLVTRECKAVFEGHTNKVNCLLVSSLPNMPARLYTGSSDQTIRCYSIKSKKCLEQLTLSDRVLCLHIAWNVLYAGLANGSVASHDLKTLKQLDVFECHGPRGVSCLATAQEGARRVLLVGSYDSTISVRDAKSGLLLRSLEGHTKTVLCMKVVNDLVFSGSSDTSVHAHNIHTGELVRIYKGHDHAVTSIVILGKVMVTACLDKLVRVYELQSHDRLQVYGGHSDMVMCMAVHKSVIYTGCYDGSVQAVKLNLMKNYRCWWQNCSLIFGIAEHLVQHLVGDHSNPNLQTVRCRWRGCNSFFPTQQSVRQELPEHMQNHAESDSKVQP, encoded by the exons ATGTCTG aAATGGCTAAGGGTGAGACCCCACAGGAGAGGGTGGATAAAAAGCCTGTGAAGatcagcaacaacacaaaatcGACCAAGAAAACCAAAAGAATCTACTGTATTTTATGTCGCAGGTTCTATATGAAAtat GAAGCTCAAGAGCATATGCATGGTATGTTGCATCACAGAGAGTTGGAGACAGTACTTGGCAA AGATTCGGTTCATAAGTGCCAAGCATGTAAGGCACCCTCCATGGGTTTGAATGAGTACGCCCAGCATATCTCCACTGCTCAACACAAAGCCAAAATGAAGAGCTTGATGTCTAAACATGTTAAGCCCCTCTCTCTGTTTAAGTCTCTCAGCAAAGAGACCATCAACCAAATCttggagagaaacaaaacactaaagaaaGAGGA GAAGAAagcaatgaaaaagaaaaaaaagaaactgaagcaaaTAGCTGGTCAGAAGCGTGCAGAAACGCTACAGAGAACCAGTAGAAAAAACCCAGTGGCATCCAGACCAGTGAACATGAATGCACCTATGCAGACGCAGGATATTAATCGGAAATGTAGCAACAGTGTTGTTGttcaaaacaaagagaacaaagaatTCAGTCTGCAAAAAACGCTTCACCAAAGAGGAACGCGATTTCAGAATCAAAGTGGCGAGTTTCACCATTTGTCAGGCACGCCTGGAGGTAGAAGTTGGCATCAGCCTTATGTTCGGGATCAGTTCACCCAATCAACTTACAATCAGCATGTTAGTATCAAAGTGGAGAAATCCCAAACAGACAGGGTTATTAAAAGACCTTACAAAACCGAACGAGATCCCACTAATGCACCAGCACAAAGATCAGCCATCAGCCAGAAGGATTATTACAATATGCAGTACGATAGCAGATCAGATAAAGACTTCACCAGTGATCACCTCCCTCAGGATGGAGCCATCATCTTTGATCACGACCAGAATGAGAGTACAGGATCTTCTCAGCCAGCAGAAGAAACTTCACAGGTTTCTGCTAATCCTGACTCAGCAAACAAATCTATCAATGCTGCTCCCATACGGGATGTCGACGTCAGTGCAATGCTGAGGCAAATAAGAAGAGCCCTGGGTGTGAGGGAGCCTTGTAGAGCAGATCGTGAAGCCAGGAGGCAGAATAGCATGGCAGGTGTCCAGGTGCCCGGAACTGGGAAAGAGCCACCCGCAGGGGCCTCATATGTGCACTCTCCACCCGTCAGCAGTCCTGCTACTGAAGCCCACCCTGCTCTTACTGCTTCAAACACTGCTCCTGCTAACATAAAACAGACAATGTTCAGAATGACAGAAGAAACACCTCACCGTTGCCAGGAGAGTTCAGTGCTTACAGATGGTCCGTCAACCAGCAAAGAAACTCGGGGAGTCCTCGATACCCCGTCTTCACTCAGCCAGAGTTTGGGCAGAGCAATGTCCTCTGAACCCAATCTGAACATTAGCCGTAAGGTTCGAATTGCCCACGAACCCGGCAGAGCTCAAGGGGGTAAGGAGACCAGACTTGGACCAACCCCTAATAAGTTGTTGAGTTTATCAGGAGACAAGAATAGGTTAAGCTGGTGCGAGACACATGAGGGGATGAAAAGGAAGAAGCAGGACAGTGGCAAAGGCATGCCTAG gTTTGGAATTGAATTGTCAAATCCTTTGACTGACCGAGAAATCTCAACACAACCACAACCACGGGACAGTGACTTGCCTCTTTCCGAAGGCTTCCACTGGGAGTCATTTCCAGATGCTCCTTCGGGTCAATGCCCGACTCCACCTTTTCCACCTCAGCACCCAGCAAATCCTGGGCCTCACACAGAGACTCATTTAGGATCTCAGCAGCAGGAACCTTTAGAGCAGCCAGGTACTGCACAGATGGACAGGAACTTTGTCAAAGTCACAGCAGCTTCTGTGAAACTGGAACCAAACCTAGAGATTGATAATGGAGGCAACAGTGGTACCAACAAGAGGAAGCACAACACATTAACA GATGCTGGCATTTCCGACAATGAGCCAgttggaaaaaagaagaaaacaaagtcTAACAAGG ACCTGGGTCAAATGGACCAGCTTTTAGCAGTCTCTCTGCGGGAGGATGAGCTGAGCCACTCTTTGCAGGATTTGGACAAATCTCTGGTCCAGGCTCGCAACGCCCTGCAAGCTGCATATGCGGAAGTGCAAAGACTCCTTCTGTTGAGGCAACAG TTCATTGCTGAGGTCAACAGCCTGAGAACCAAGCGCATTGAGATCCTACAGGGGATGCAGG AAGGATACTCTGGAACATCTAATGTAGCAGAGAAAGTCACCACCTTATCAAGACTGtcccctcttccttcctctgttgCCAACCCGCGACCACCTGCCACAGCCCTAGCATCACCATGTATCAACCAACCTCATCCAGCCTCCCTCGCTGTGTCAATAAAGCAAGATTTCTGCCATTCACCAACAGCTGGACAGACCAGTCAGTTTGCCAACGCAGTCTTGTCTAACACTGATGCACCTCAAGTACCCCTGAACCAGCCTGTGCCCTTCTTTCCCTCCAATCTGCTCCCTTCACTGCTGCTCAGACCATCGCATCTACCAGCTCTTACAACTTCTGCTGCTTCAACATCAGTGAATACACCTCCTTCTTCTGATTCACCTGCTAGGCAGCAGGAGCAAGAGACAAGGGAGCGGTTAAAGGACAGTGGAAAAAAGGTGAGGTCAGCTATTGGAGAAGCACAAACAGATGAAATTGATTCTAATGAAGAGACAGATGGTCATGGTAATCATGGTAAAGAGCAAGCTGCAGAAAAGTTTGTCCCACGAAGAGATAAAAATGCATCAGCTGCAGCGCCACACAGTGATGATGGGAACGAAAGTGATGATTCTGTTGAAATGATGGAGCCCTCCAACCCCGTGGTCATTGATATTGATGAGTCGGACAACGAGTACTTGCATGACACAGTCTCGAGTGTTCCGGTCCACTCTGAGCCTCCTCAGACGTGTGTCAGTGTGGAGTTCAGTTCTGCAAGCACACAGACGTCTCTGCAAAGTGCGAACGACAG AAAAGTTCAGCTGTCAGCTGTGCCAGTGAAGGACACCAGTAATATTGCAG AGTCTGTCGATGATGAAGAACCATCCTTGGGAACATTTGCAAATCACACTGGACCTGTCCACGGCCTGCAAGTACATGACGGCCTGTTGTACACTTGTTCCGGGGACAACACTGCACGAGCTTACAGTCTGGTT ACTAGAGAGTGCAAAGCGGTGTTTGAAGGTCATACAAACAAAGTCAACTGTCTGCTGGTGTCGTCCCTCCCGAACATGCCCGCACGCCTTTACACTGGATCCAGCGACCAGACCATCCGCTGTTACAGTATAAAG TCTAAGAAATGTCTGGAGCAGCTCACTCTATCAGACCGAGTGTTGTGTTTACACATAGCCTGGAACGTTTTGTATGCCGGACTCGCCAACGGATCAGTTGCTAGTCACGATTTAAAG ACTCTAAAGCAGTTGGATGTATTCGAGTGCCATGGGCCACGAGGAGTGAGCTGTCTGGCTACAGCGCAGGAGGGCGCCCGCCGGGTGCTGCTGGTCGGCTCCTATGACAGTACCATAAGCGTGCGAGACGCCAAGAGTGGCCTGCTGTTGCGCTCCCTGGAGGGTCACACCAAAACTGTTCTATGTATGAAG GTGGTGAACGACCTGGTCTTCAGCGGCTCCAGTGACACATCAGTTCATGCCCACAACATCCAT ACGGGCGAGTTAGTGCGTATCTACAAAGGTCACGATCATGCTGTCACATCGATTGTCATCTTGGGGAAAGTGATGGTGACGGCCTGTCTTGATAAACTGGTCCGGGTTTATGAGCTCCAG TCCCATGACCGCCTGCAGGTGTATGGTGGTCACAGTGATATGGTGATGTGCATGGCTGTCCATAAGAGTGTG ATTTACACAGGCTGTTATGATGGCAGCGTTCAGGCTGTTAAGCTCAACTTAATGAAAAACTACCGCTGCTGG TGGCAGAATTGCTCTCTGATCTTCGGCATAGCAGAGCATCTTGTGCAGCACCTTGTGGGAGATCACAGTAACCCGAATCTGCAGACAGTCAGATGTCGCTGGAGAGGCTGCAACAGTTTTTTTCCAACACAACAGTCAGTGCGGCAG GAGCTGCCTGAACACATGCAGAACCACGCTGAGAGCGACAGTAAGGTGCAGCCTTGA
- the znf106b gene encoding zinc finger protein 106 isoform X2, giving the protein MAKGETPQERVDKKPVKISNNTKSTKKTKRIYCILCRRFYMKYEAQEHMHGMLHHRELETVLGKDSVHKCQACKAPSMGLNEYAQHISTAQHKAKMKSLMSKHVKPLSLFKSLSKETINQILERNKTLKKEEKKAMKKKKKKLKQIAGQKRAETLQRTSRKNPVASRPVNMNAPMQTQDINRKCSNSVVVQNKENKEFSLQKTLHQRGTRFQNQSGEFHHLSGTPGGRSWHQPYVRDQFTQSTYNQHVSIKVEKSQTDRVIKRPYKTERDPTNAPAQRSAISQKDYYNMQYDSRSDKDFTSDHLPQDGAIIFDHDQNESTGSSQPAEETSQVSANPDSANKSINAAPIRDVDVSAMLRQIRRALGVREPCRADREARRQNSMAGVQVPGTGKEPPAGASYVHSPPVSSPATEAHPALTASNTAPANIKQTMFRMTEETPHRCQESSVLTDGPSTSKETRGVLDTPSSLSQSLGRAMSSEPNLNISRKVRIAHEPGRAQGGKETRLGPTPNKLLSLSGDKNRLSWCETHEGMKRKKQDSGKGMPRFGIELSNPLTDREISTQPQPRDSDLPLSEGFHWESFPDAPSGQCPTPPFPPQHPANPGPHTETHLGSQQQEPLEQPGTAQMDRNFVKVTAASVKLEPNLEIDNGGNSGTNKRKHNTLTDAGISDNEPVGKKKKTKSNKDLGQMDQLLAVSLREDELSHSLQDLDKSLVQARNALQAAYAEVQRLLLLRQQFIAEVNSLRTKRIEILQGMQEGYSGTSNVAEKVTTLSRLSPLPSSVANPRPPATALASPCINQPHPASLAVSIKQDFCHSPTAGQTSQFANAVLSNTDAPQVPLNQPVPFFPSNLLPSLLLRPSHLPALTTSAASTSVNTPPSSDSPARQQEQETRERLKDSGKKVRSAIGEAQTDEIDSNEETDGHGNHGKEQAAEKFVPRRDKNASAAAPHSDDGNESDDSVEMMEPSNPVVIDIDESDNEYLHDTVSSVPVHSEPPQTCVSVEFSSASTQTSLQSANDRKVQLSAVPVKDTSNIAESVDDEEPSLGTFANHTGPVHGLQVHDGLLYTCSGDNTARAYSLVTRECKAVFEGHTNKVNCLLVSSLPNMPARLYTGSSDQTIRCYSIKSKKCLEQLTLSDRVLCLHIAWNVLYAGLANGSVASHDLKTLKQLDVFECHGPRGVSCLATAQEGARRVLLVGSYDSTISVRDAKSGLLLRSLEGHTKTVLCMKVVNDLVFSGSSDTSVHAHNIHTGELVRIYKGHDHAVTSIVILGKVMVTACLDKLVRVYELQSHDRLQVYGGHSDMVMCMAVHKSVIYTGCYDGSVQAVKLNLMKNYRCWWQNCSLIFGIAEHLVQHLVGDHSNPNLQTVRCRWRGCNSFFPTQQSVRQELPEHMQNHAESDSKVQP; this is encoded by the exons ATGGCTAAGGGTGAGACCCCACAGGAGAGGGTGGATAAAAAGCCTGTGAAGatcagcaacaacacaaaatcGACCAAGAAAACCAAAAGAATCTACTGTATTTTATGTCGCAGGTTCTATATGAAAtat GAAGCTCAAGAGCATATGCATGGTATGTTGCATCACAGAGAGTTGGAGACAGTACTTGGCAA AGATTCGGTTCATAAGTGCCAAGCATGTAAGGCACCCTCCATGGGTTTGAATGAGTACGCCCAGCATATCTCCACTGCTCAACACAAAGCCAAAATGAAGAGCTTGATGTCTAAACATGTTAAGCCCCTCTCTCTGTTTAAGTCTCTCAGCAAAGAGACCATCAACCAAATCttggagagaaacaaaacactaaagaaaGAGGA GAAGAAagcaatgaaaaagaaaaaaaagaaactgaagcaaaTAGCTGGTCAGAAGCGTGCAGAAACGCTACAGAGAACCAGTAGAAAAAACCCAGTGGCATCCAGACCAGTGAACATGAATGCACCTATGCAGACGCAGGATATTAATCGGAAATGTAGCAACAGTGTTGTTGttcaaaacaaagagaacaaagaatTCAGTCTGCAAAAAACGCTTCACCAAAGAGGAACGCGATTTCAGAATCAAAGTGGCGAGTTTCACCATTTGTCAGGCACGCCTGGAGGTAGAAGTTGGCATCAGCCTTATGTTCGGGATCAGTTCACCCAATCAACTTACAATCAGCATGTTAGTATCAAAGTGGAGAAATCCCAAACAGACAGGGTTATTAAAAGACCTTACAAAACCGAACGAGATCCCACTAATGCACCAGCACAAAGATCAGCCATCAGCCAGAAGGATTATTACAATATGCAGTACGATAGCAGATCAGATAAAGACTTCACCAGTGATCACCTCCCTCAGGATGGAGCCATCATCTTTGATCACGACCAGAATGAGAGTACAGGATCTTCTCAGCCAGCAGAAGAAACTTCACAGGTTTCTGCTAATCCTGACTCAGCAAACAAATCTATCAATGCTGCTCCCATACGGGATGTCGACGTCAGTGCAATGCTGAGGCAAATAAGAAGAGCCCTGGGTGTGAGGGAGCCTTGTAGAGCAGATCGTGAAGCCAGGAGGCAGAATAGCATGGCAGGTGTCCAGGTGCCCGGAACTGGGAAAGAGCCACCCGCAGGGGCCTCATATGTGCACTCTCCACCCGTCAGCAGTCCTGCTACTGAAGCCCACCCTGCTCTTACTGCTTCAAACACTGCTCCTGCTAACATAAAACAGACAATGTTCAGAATGACAGAAGAAACACCTCACCGTTGCCAGGAGAGTTCAGTGCTTACAGATGGTCCGTCAACCAGCAAAGAAACTCGGGGAGTCCTCGATACCCCGTCTTCACTCAGCCAGAGTTTGGGCAGAGCAATGTCCTCTGAACCCAATCTGAACATTAGCCGTAAGGTTCGAATTGCCCACGAACCCGGCAGAGCTCAAGGGGGTAAGGAGACCAGACTTGGACCAACCCCTAATAAGTTGTTGAGTTTATCAGGAGACAAGAATAGGTTAAGCTGGTGCGAGACACATGAGGGGATGAAAAGGAAGAAGCAGGACAGTGGCAAAGGCATGCCTAG gTTTGGAATTGAATTGTCAAATCCTTTGACTGACCGAGAAATCTCAACACAACCACAACCACGGGACAGTGACTTGCCTCTTTCCGAAGGCTTCCACTGGGAGTCATTTCCAGATGCTCCTTCGGGTCAATGCCCGACTCCACCTTTTCCACCTCAGCACCCAGCAAATCCTGGGCCTCACACAGAGACTCATTTAGGATCTCAGCAGCAGGAACCTTTAGAGCAGCCAGGTACTGCACAGATGGACAGGAACTTTGTCAAAGTCACAGCAGCTTCTGTGAAACTGGAACCAAACCTAGAGATTGATAATGGAGGCAACAGTGGTACCAACAAGAGGAAGCACAACACATTAACA GATGCTGGCATTTCCGACAATGAGCCAgttggaaaaaagaagaaaacaaagtcTAACAAGG ACCTGGGTCAAATGGACCAGCTTTTAGCAGTCTCTCTGCGGGAGGATGAGCTGAGCCACTCTTTGCAGGATTTGGACAAATCTCTGGTCCAGGCTCGCAACGCCCTGCAAGCTGCATATGCGGAAGTGCAAAGACTCCTTCTGTTGAGGCAACAG TTCATTGCTGAGGTCAACAGCCTGAGAACCAAGCGCATTGAGATCCTACAGGGGATGCAGG AAGGATACTCTGGAACATCTAATGTAGCAGAGAAAGTCACCACCTTATCAAGACTGtcccctcttccttcctctgttgCCAACCCGCGACCACCTGCCACAGCCCTAGCATCACCATGTATCAACCAACCTCATCCAGCCTCCCTCGCTGTGTCAATAAAGCAAGATTTCTGCCATTCACCAACAGCTGGACAGACCAGTCAGTTTGCCAACGCAGTCTTGTCTAACACTGATGCACCTCAAGTACCCCTGAACCAGCCTGTGCCCTTCTTTCCCTCCAATCTGCTCCCTTCACTGCTGCTCAGACCATCGCATCTACCAGCTCTTACAACTTCTGCTGCTTCAACATCAGTGAATACACCTCCTTCTTCTGATTCACCTGCTAGGCAGCAGGAGCAAGAGACAAGGGAGCGGTTAAAGGACAGTGGAAAAAAGGTGAGGTCAGCTATTGGAGAAGCACAAACAGATGAAATTGATTCTAATGAAGAGACAGATGGTCATGGTAATCATGGTAAAGAGCAAGCTGCAGAAAAGTTTGTCCCACGAAGAGATAAAAATGCATCAGCTGCAGCGCCACACAGTGATGATGGGAACGAAAGTGATGATTCTGTTGAAATGATGGAGCCCTCCAACCCCGTGGTCATTGATATTGATGAGTCGGACAACGAGTACTTGCATGACACAGTCTCGAGTGTTCCGGTCCACTCTGAGCCTCCTCAGACGTGTGTCAGTGTGGAGTTCAGTTCTGCAAGCACACAGACGTCTCTGCAAAGTGCGAACGACAG AAAAGTTCAGCTGTCAGCTGTGCCAGTGAAGGACACCAGTAATATTGCAG AGTCTGTCGATGATGAAGAACCATCCTTGGGAACATTTGCAAATCACACTGGACCTGTCCACGGCCTGCAAGTACATGACGGCCTGTTGTACACTTGTTCCGGGGACAACACTGCACGAGCTTACAGTCTGGTT ACTAGAGAGTGCAAAGCGGTGTTTGAAGGTCATACAAACAAAGTCAACTGTCTGCTGGTGTCGTCCCTCCCGAACATGCCCGCACGCCTTTACACTGGATCCAGCGACCAGACCATCCGCTGTTACAGTATAAAG TCTAAGAAATGTCTGGAGCAGCTCACTCTATCAGACCGAGTGTTGTGTTTACACATAGCCTGGAACGTTTTGTATGCCGGACTCGCCAACGGATCAGTTGCTAGTCACGATTTAAAG ACTCTAAAGCAGTTGGATGTATTCGAGTGCCATGGGCCACGAGGAGTGAGCTGTCTGGCTACAGCGCAGGAGGGCGCCCGCCGGGTGCTGCTGGTCGGCTCCTATGACAGTACCATAAGCGTGCGAGACGCCAAGAGTGGCCTGCTGTTGCGCTCCCTGGAGGGTCACACCAAAACTGTTCTATGTATGAAG GTGGTGAACGACCTGGTCTTCAGCGGCTCCAGTGACACATCAGTTCATGCCCACAACATCCAT ACGGGCGAGTTAGTGCGTATCTACAAAGGTCACGATCATGCTGTCACATCGATTGTCATCTTGGGGAAAGTGATGGTGACGGCCTGTCTTGATAAACTGGTCCGGGTTTATGAGCTCCAG TCCCATGACCGCCTGCAGGTGTATGGTGGTCACAGTGATATGGTGATGTGCATGGCTGTCCATAAGAGTGTG ATTTACACAGGCTGTTATGATGGCAGCGTTCAGGCTGTTAAGCTCAACTTAATGAAAAACTACCGCTGCTGG TGGCAGAATTGCTCTCTGATCTTCGGCATAGCAGAGCATCTTGTGCAGCACCTTGTGGGAGATCACAGTAACCCGAATCTGCAGACAGTCAGATGTCGCTGGAGAGGCTGCAACAGTTTTTTTCCAACACAACAGTCAGTGCGGCAG GAGCTGCCTGAACACATGCAGAACCACGCTGAGAGCGACAGTAAGGTGCAGCCTTGA